From Thermoanaerobaculia bacterium:
GGAGTACAGCTCGTCGCGGAAGTATCCGTAATTCCGCACGCTCGTGAAGACGTGGAGGAGAAGCTTCGTTCCGCACAACGCGGCGAGGGCGGAAAGGGCGATCGGCGGAAGCGAGCTCGGATGGCGGGCCGGCGCCGCCCCCCGGAACTCGCGCCCGGCTTCGTCCCCGGTCATCGTCGCGGTCGAAGGACGCGGGCCCCGCGAGTTGCCGGAGCCCTCGCAGGGATCGGATCTCCCGTCACAGCCACCGAAGCCTCACGTGAACGTCCACGGCCGATCCGTCAACTTCGCCGATAGACGTCCGTGCTCACGTATTTGAGCCCGCTGTCCACCATCAGCGTGACGACCCTCGCGTCCGGCCCGAGGCGCTCCGCCACCTGGAGCGCCGCGACGGCGTTGGCGCCGGAGGACGTCCCGGCAAAGAGCGCCTCTTCCCGCGCGAGACGCCGCGCCATCGCCTTCGCGTCGGCGGTGGGAACCGAGACGATCTCGTCGACGAGAGACGGTTCCCAGAGCGGCGGCGTGTAGCCGATTCCGATTCCCTCGATCTTGTGCGGCCCCGGCGAGCCGCCGGAGAGCACGGCCGACTCCCCCGGCTCGACCGCGACGATCCGCACGCGGGGATCGCGTCCCTTCAGCGCCTCGGCGACGCCGCGCAGGGATGCGGCCGTTCCCACGCTGTGCACGAACGCGTCGATTCTCCCCTCCATCCCGCTCCAGATCTCCTCGGCGAGCGGATGGTAGCCGGCGATCGCATCGCGGTTGTTCAGCTGGTCCGTCCAGAACGTGTGAGGGTCGCGGCTCAATGCGCGGGCGGTCTCGATCATCTCGAGGATCAGCTTCTTCGTCGTCAGGCCTCCCTCGCTCGGAACGAGCGTCAGCTCCGCTCCGAGCGCCGCCATGTGGTCCCGCTTTTCCCGGCTGAACGCGTCCGACGTCACGATGCGGAGCGGGTAGCCCTTCGCGGCGCAGACGAACGCGAGCGACGCTCCCG
This genomic window contains:
- a CDS encoding cysteine synthase family protein; its protein translation is MDILDAIGNTTMVRFRGIVPRGSGGVFAKLEWENPTGSMKDRMAIAVISRAEVDGRLKPGGTVLEYTGGSTGASLAFVCAAKGYPLRIVTSDAFSREKRDHMAALGAELTLVPSEGGLTTKKLILEMIETARALSRDPHTFWTDQLNNRDAIAGYHPLAEEIWSGMEGRIDAFVHSVGTAASLRGVAEALKGRDPRVRIVAVEPGESAVLSGGSPGPHKIEGIGIGYTPPLWEPSLVDEIVSVPTADAKAMARRLAREEALFAGTSSGANAVAALQVAERLGPDARVVTLMVDSGLKYVSTDVYRRS